Proteins encoded together in one Papaver somniferum cultivar HN1 unplaced genomic scaffold, ASM357369v1 unplaced-scaffold_21, whole genome shotgun sequence window:
- the LOC113339768 gene encoding GDSL esterase/lipase At4g10955-like, producing MSFQESKFVQKKSAKLDKSSSFDYSGPVHLTAVDWQNAHHRRSIAASLVSAAYIMEHDRQENRQGYEALAPQWWEFFNFQLLYPLIDTNDSSIFGAVYEFNPKAFNYYQAGIIPKYVIAFRGTTIKKQSVSQDLWLDLNIIKHGLHQSTRFGIAMQAVQRMVSVAGASNVWLAGHSLGSSIAMLVGKNMAKMGNYLDTYLFNTPFIAAPTEKIHHEKVKHGVRFASSLVKAGLTVAMKGSKENRNPDDLFTALAAWVPKLFVNPADLICSEYIGYFEHRDRMEYLGVSGIERLATQTSVTGLLKSAIGRESEVIHVVPSAHMTINRSPSLTFMEAHGLQQWLRDDLHLQSKAYQYRL from the exons ATGAGCTTTCAG GAGTCTAAATTTGTGCAAAAGAAGAGTGCGAAATTAGACAAGAGTAGTAGTTTCGACTATTCAGGACCTGTGCACTTGACCGCGGTGGATTG GCAAAATGCACATCACCGAAGATCTATAGCTGCTAGCTTAGTTTCTGCTGCCTATATAATGGAGCATGACCGTCAAGAAAATCGGCAAGGGTATGAAGCTCTTGCACCACAATGGTGGGAATTCTTCAATTTTCAACTATTGTATCCACTCATCGATACTAATGATTCCTCAATCTTTGGTGCTGTATATGAATTCAATCCAAAGGCTTTTAACTACTATCAGGCGGGAATTATTCCAAAATATGTAATTGCATTTAGGGGAACCACTATCAAAAAGCAATCTGTCTCACAAGATCTGTGGTTAGACCTGAATATTATCAAACACGGACTTCATCAATCAACTCGCTTTGGAATTGCAATGCAAGCTGTTCAAAGGATGGTATCCGTAGCTGGAGCTAGTAATGTCTGGTTGGCTGGACATTCTTTGGGCTCTTCCATTGCAATGCTTGTAGGGAAAAACATGGCGAAAATGGGTAACTATCTGGATACATATCTCTTTAACACACCTTTCATTGCGGCTCCGACAGAAAAGATTCATCATGAGAAAGTGAAGCACGGGGTTCGTTTTGCAAGCAGCCTTGTCAAAGCAGGACTCACAGTTGCCATGAAGGGTAGCAAAGAAAATAGAAATCCAGATGATCTGTTTACTGCGTTAGCTGCTTGGGTACCAAAATTGTTTGTGAATCCAGCTGATCTTATATGCTCGGAGTACATTGGGTATTTCGAACACCGTGACAGGATGGAATACTTGGGAGTTTCCGGAATTGAGAGGTTGGCGACACAAACATCAGTGACAGGATTACTAAAGAGTGCAATTGGAAGAGAATCGGAAGTAATACATGTTGTTCCCTCAGCTCATATGACTATTAATCGAAGTCCATCTCTGACTTTCATGGAAGCTCATGGGCTTCAGCAATGGCTTAGAGATGATTTGCATTTGCAGTCTAAGGCTTACCAATACAGACTATGA